A DNA window from Drosophila pseudoobscura strain MV-25-SWS-2005 chromosome 2, UCI_Dpse_MV25, whole genome shotgun sequence contains the following coding sequences:
- the Ir85a gene encoding uncharacterized protein Ir85a, which produces MFIQRLKNLLLLAWVCHLVGRTSESRIPLNLKMDSNLMLEVSKILCRARIKVLFVYFENETSHQHTGQILREVTKCDISYISLRNQLHPLEAVKDDGILMYMVMIITNISQPLELSLIRKKSAAKHLSHVFLLVRDADTVSDAWMRASFRQFWKIWLLNIVIVYWRNDRLHAYRYNPFTDNYLITVSHERHRLPTVGELFPKTLPDMQRKPLRMCIYKDDVRAIFRPKGLILGTDGLMASYVAERLNATMMITRPHSYNYNLSSDICFLEVAKEYVDVAMNIRFLAPDTFQRLAENTVAHNRDDLCVIVPKAKTAPIFWNIFRSFSGWVWTLILGSVLLANVFCYLVHRQPHGRVAAAVSMQLFAGALNMPLTNVPRSHSLRQFLIFWLYFGMLICSAFKGNLTSMMVFQPYLPDIDDLDALAQSSYPILIRPRHIKHIEHFLTLGHQHEARIRAQMIKVTDGVLNTRIERNDRRFAYLEKFHIARFQVNNRKHMVLGRPVFHLMDSCLVPFHAVYIVPYGSPYLGFLNTLIRSSHEFGFERYWDRIMNTAFIQSGAKVVHRRHNSNDDPVVLKLEHFHAVFSLWFIGMGLACAAFIWELLTHNYNWAITKRRR; this is translated from the exons ATGTTCATCCAGCGGTTAAAGAACCTACTGCTCCTTGCATGGGTATGCCATTTGGTTGGCCGCACAAGTGAGAGCCGTATACCGCTGAACCTCAAGATGGACTCGAATTTAATGCTGGAGGTGAGCAAGATCTTGTGCAGGGCCCGCATTAAGGTGCTGTTTGTCTACTTTGAGAACGAGACATCGCATCAGCACACCGGACAGATACTGCGGGAGGTAACCAAGTGTGATATATCCTACATATCGCTGAG GAACCAATTGCATCCGCTGGAGGCCGTCAAGGATGATGGCATTCTGATGTACATGGTAATGATCATCACGAACATCTCACAGCCCCTGGAACTGTCGCTCATTCGAAAGAAGTCGGCAGCCAAGCATTTGTCTCATGTCTTTCTACTGGTGCGTGATGCGGACACCGTGTCGGATGCCTGGATGAGGGCCAGCTTTCGACAGTTCTGGAAGATCTGGCTCCTCAATATCGTAATCGTCTACTGGCGCAACGATCGCTTGCATGCCTATCGGTATAATCCCTTTACCGACAACTATTTAATCACCGTATCCCATGAGAGGCATCGCCTGCCGACAGTCGGTGAGCTCTTTCCCAAGACCTTACCGGATATGCAACGCAAGCCGCTGAGGATGTGCATCTACAAGGACGACGTTAGGGCTATCTTTCGGCCGAAAGGCTTGATTTTGGGAACGGACGGTCTGATGGCCAGCTATGTGGCCGAACGTTTGAATGCCACAATGATGATCACGCGTCCGCATTCCTACAACTACAATCTCAGCTCGGACATTTGCTTCCTGGAGGTGGCCAAGGAGTACGTTGATGTGGCCATGAATATTCGATTCCTGGCACCCGACACGTTCCAGAGGCTGGCGGAGAACACAGTGGCCCACAACCGAGACGATCTGTGCGTGATTGTTCCGAAGGCCAAGACTGCGCCCATCTTCTGGAACATATTCCGCTCGTTTAGCGGCTGGGTGTGGACCCTCATCCTCGGCTCTGTGCTGCTGGCGAATGTCTTTTGCTATTTGGTCCACCGACAGCCGCATGGCAGAGTGGCTGCAGCAGTGTCCATGCAGCTGTTTGCTGGTGCTCTGAACATGCCGTTGACGAATGTTCCCCGGAGCCACTCTCTCCGGCAATTCCTCATCTTTTGGCTGTACTTTGGGATGCTCATCTGCAGCGCCTTCAAGGGAAACCTCACCAGCATGATGGTCTTTCAACCCTATCTCCCGGACATTGACGATCTGGACGCGTTGGCCCAGTCATCCTACCCCATTCTGATCCGACCGCGACACATCAAGCATATTGAACACTTCTTGACGTTGGGCCACCAGCACGAGGCCAGGATACGGGCGCAGATGATAAAAGTGACGGATGGAGTGCTCAACACCCGGATAGAGCGCAACGATCGTCGGTTTGCGTATTTGGAGAAGTTTCACATTGCCCGTTTTCAGGTGAACAATCGAAAGCATATGGTTCTGGGGCGACCGGTGTTCCACCTGATGGACAGCTGTTTGGTGCCCTTCCATGCCGTCTATATTGTGCCGTATGGATCGCCGTATCTGGGCTTCCTGAACACCCTCATCCGCAGCTCGCATGAGTTTGGGTTTGAGCGCTATTGGGATCGCATTATGAACACTGCGTTCATTCAGTCGGGGGCCAAGGTGGTGCATCGCCGGCACAACAGCAACGATGATCCGGTCGTGCTGAAACTAGAGCACTTTCACGCCGTATTCTCGCTGTGGTTCATCGGCATGGGGCTGGCGTGTGCGGCATTCATCTGGGAGCTGTTAACCCACAACTACAACTGGGCCATAACCAAGCGGCGGCGCTAA
- the CCT7 gene encoding T-complex protein 1 subunit eta, with product MQPQIVLLKEGTDTSQGKPQLVSNINACQMIVDAVRTTLGPRGMDKLIVNAQGKATISNDGATIMKLLEIIHPAAKTLVDIAKSQDAEVGDGTTSVVLLAGEFLKQVKPFVEEGVHARIIIKAIRKSLQLCMDKINEMAVRIEKQSKEEQRTLLEKCAATAMSSKLIHQQKDFFARIVVDAVLSLDELLPLNMIGIKKVTGGSLEESQLVSGVAFKKTFSYAGFEMAPKSYAPCKIALLNIELELKAERDNAEVRVDNVREYQKIVDAEWQILYNKLAKIVESGANVVLSKLAIGDVATQYFADRDIFCAGRVPEEDLKRTMKACGGAVMTTANDIKADVLGLCETFKEVQVGGERFNLFQGCPNAKTSTLILRGGAEQFLEETERSLHDAIMIVRRTIKHDSVVAGGGAIEMELSRLLRDYSRTIAGKEQLLIAAIAKGLEIIPRQLCDNAGFDATNILNKLRQKHSLGGQWYGVDITKEDISDNFEQCVWEPSIIKINALTAAAEAACMILSVDETIKSPKAGEAPMAGGMGRGMGRPM from the exons ATG CAACCGCAAATTGTGCTCCTGAAGGAAGGTACGGACACGTCGCAGGGCAAGCCCCAGCTGGTGTCCAACATCAATGCCTGCCAGATGATTGTGGATGCCGTGCGGACCACTCTGGGTCCCCGGGGTATGGACAAGCTAATTGTCAATGCCCAGGGCAAGGCGACCATCTCGAATGATGGCGCCACCATCATGAAGCTCCTGGAGATTATCCATCCGGCCGCCAAGACCCTCGTCGACATAGCCAAGTCACAAGACGCCGAG GTGGGTGATGGTACCACTTCGGTGGTGTTGCTGGCCGGTGAGTTCCTCAAGCAGGTGAAACCGTTCGTTGAGGAGGGTGTCCATGCGCGCATCATTATCAAGGCCATCCGAAAGTCTCTGCAACTGTGCATGGACAAAATCAACGAAATGGCCGTGCGCATTGAGAAGCAGTCGAAGGAGGAACAGCGTACTCTGCTGGAGAAATGCGCTGCCACAGCCATGTCTTCCAAGCTGATCCATCAGCAGAAGGATTTCTTTGCCCGCATCGTTGTGGATGCTGTGCTCTCGCTGGATGAGCTGCTGCCACTGAACATGATTGGCATCAAGAAGGTCACCGGCGGTTCGCTGGAGGAGTCCCAACTGGTCTCTGGCGTGGCCTTCAAGAAGACCTTCTCATATGCCGGCTTTGAGATGGCCCCCAAGTCGTATGCGCCCTGCAAGATTGCCTTGCTGAACATCGAACTGGAGCTGAAGGCAGAGCGCGACAATGCCGAGGTTCGTGTGGACAATGTCCGCGAGTATCAGAAGATCGTTGATGCCGAATGGCAGATTCTGTACAACAAATTGGCCAAAATTGTCGAGTCCGGTGCCAATGTGGTGCTGTCCAAGCTGGCCATTGGCGATGTGGCCACACAGTATTTCGCAGATCGCGACATTTTCTGCGCTGGTCGTGTCCCCGAAGAGGATCTCAAGCGCACAATGAAGGCCTGCGGCGGTGCTGTGATGACCACAGCCAATGACATCAAGGCCGATGTCCTCGGTCTCTGCGAGACCTTTAAGGAGGTTCAGGTGGGCGGTGAGCGCTTCAATTTGTTCCAGG GTTGTCCCAATGCCAAGACAAGCACATTGATCCTGCGCGGCGGTGCCGAGCAGTTCCTCGAGGAGACTGAACGTTCGCTGCACGATGCCATTATGATTGTGCGTCGCACCATCAAACACGATTCGGTTGTGGCTGGCGGTGGTGCCATTGAAATGGAACTCTCCCGGCTGCTGCGCGACTACTCGCGTACAATTGCTGgcaaggagcagctgctgaTTGCAGCCATTGCCAAGGGACTGGAGATCATACCGCGCCAATTGTGCGACAATGCCGGCTTCGATGCCACCAACATTCTGAACAAGCTGCGCCAGAAGCACTCTCTTG GTGGTCAGTGGTATGGCGTTGACATTACCAAGGAAGACATCTCGGACAACTTTGAGCAGTGCGTGTGGGAGCCATCGATTATCAAGATCAATGCCTTGACTGCTGCCGCCGAAGCCGCCTGCATGATTCTTTCCGTGGACGAGACAATAAAGAGCCCCAAGGCCGGCGAAGCTCCAATGGCGGGTGGTATGGGCCGCGGCATGGGCAGGCCCATGTAA
- the LOC4803022 gene encoding uncharacterized protein — MQLCERAHTIPHVRRAKEQAGARKHALAESTLEIFIFEKSNISSKMSTSGRKRKQQLKPRQDDHRSPIKRNSVDIKKEPLDRGYPALADYDLSSADIKPDLTELHLEMAASGRPQPPAQIGPDLDNQESDSDEDGYSEINYEAADIFTQDEVDDYDPEWTTQQSSTRLLFKFNTPLQQTGLKGGKNYMGPQHYFNQILGHRGTFFFSLAKSCNMRANGGNLTHAEEMEAFVGLSLLMSDVKLSELSDYWNNKAHYGFVGFNEKMTLERYRQLMQWLNFDALDVKGKSNGEDYNKLLAFINERMAELYVCGQQLVLNDPVTLWKGRFSYNQDLAHKFRSNAFLLHMLTEQSGLVIKVLPEIVLREKVGSWVRNSRQLVEHRNELALKLVEDHQEGRTVYASKFYGSYGLAFELSKVNTYCTGLLDRNRYGNSKALVHQQLTSNSIAMWYATPPLMMGKWRRREKSLYFFSSDCLAIYSKEMSMQKTNARPKLIQEIDRQLRPANNTRQQLIEYQPTCQGLQSDKKLAIFLLNMIVYNSYLLYQNNTPLPRGGDGTLKYKNYPEFRVAIIRSLLRLETAGTEPTVAATSPNKAEVPEKIKKVTAIPEMKLITTIRHDPILIRQNGKPARKNCRYCHKGGMLQYSKYMCNSCPDKPGLCQDPCFRLWHEQLKK, encoded by the exons ATGCAGTTGTGCGAAAGAGCACACACTATACCACATGTGCGTCGAGCGAAAGAGCAAGCAGGGGCGAGAAAACACGCGTTAGCAGAGAGCACTCTGGAGATATTTATATTTGAAAAAAGTAATATTTCGAGCAAAATGTCTACCTCGGGACGCAAGCGCAAGCAGCAGCTAAAGCCGCGCCAGGATGATCACAGATCGCCGATAAAGCGCAACAGTGTGGACATTAAAAAGGAGCCGCTCGACAGGGGATACCCGGCGCTGGCCGACTATGACCTGAGCAGCGCCGACATCAAGCCCGATTTGACAGAGCTCCATCTGGAGATGGCGGCGTCGGGCCGTCCACAGCCCCCAGCTCAAATCGGACCCGACCTGGACAATCAGGAGAGTGACTCAGACGAAGACGGCTACTCTGAGATAAACTACGAGGCGGCCGATATCTTTACCCAAG ACGAAGTGGACGACTATGATCCGGAGTGGACAACGCAGCAGTCCAGCACTCGCCTGCTCTTCAAGTTCAACACACCGTTGCAGCAGACGGGCCTGAAAGGCGGCAAGAACTACATGGGTCCCCAGCACTACTTCAACCAGATTCTCGGCCACCGGGGCACGTTCTTCTTCTCGCTGGCCAAGAGCTGCAACATGCGTGCCAATGGCGGGAACCTGACCCACGCCGAGGAGATGGAAGCATTTGTGGGCCTCTCCCTCCTCATGAGTGATGTGAAGCTGAGCGAGCTCTCCGACTACTGGAACAACAAAGCGCACTACGGATTTGTTGGTTTCAATGAGAAGATGACGCTGGAACGCTATCGCCAGCTGATGCAGTGGCTCAACTTCGATGCCCTCGATGTGAAGGGGAAGAGCAATGGAGAGGATTACAATAAATTGCTGGCATTCATCAACGAACGCATGGCGGAGCTGTATGTCTGCGGCCAGCAGCTGGTGCTCAATGACCCAGTGACCCTATGGAAGGGCAGATTCAGCTACAATCAGGATTTGGCGCACAAATTCCGCAGCAATGCGTTCCTTCTACACATGCTTACGGAGCAGAGCGGCCTGGTCATTAAAGTTCTCCCAGAGATTGTGCTGCGAGAGAAAGTAGGCTCCTGGGTTCGTAATTCCCGACAGTTGGTGGAGCACCGAAATGAACTGGCCCTGAAGCTGGTGGAGGATCATCAGGAGGGACGAACTGTTTACGCGTCCAAGTTCTATGGCAGCTATGGCCTTGCCTTTGAGCTGTCCAAAGTGAACACCTATTGCACTGGACTGCTGGACAGGAATAGGTATGGCAACAGCAAGGCCTTGGTGCATCAGCAGCTGACATCGAACAGCATTGCCATGTGGTATGCCACTCCCCCATTGATGATGGGCAAGTGGCGGCGTCGCGAGAAGAGTTTGTACTTCTTTAGCTCCGATTGTCTGGCCATCTATTCGAAAGAGATGTCCATGCAAAAGACAAATGCCCGACCGAAGCTCATCCAGGAGATAGACCGGCAATTGCGGCCGGCCAACAACACTAGACAGCAATTGATTGAGTATCAGCCGACTTGCCAGGGCCTGCAGTCGGACAAAAAACTGGCCATCTTTCTGCTCAATATGATTGTCTACAACTCGTATCTGCTGTATCAGAACAATACCCCACTGCCGCGAGGAGGAGATGGCACACTGAAGTATAAAAACTATCCCGAATTTCGTGTGGCAATCATTCGGTCGCTGCTGAGGTTGGAGACTGCGGGCACGGAGCCAACTGTTGCTGCCACGAGCCCAAACAAAGCCGAAGTACCCGAGAAGATCAAGAAGGTGACGGCGATCCCGGAGATGAAGTTAATCACTACCATACGACATGACCCGATCCTTATACGCCAGAATGGTAAGCCAGCACGAAAGAATTGTCGCTACTGCCACAAAGGTGGCATGCTGCAGTACAGCAAATACATGTGCAACAGTTGCCCGGACAAGCCAGGTCTGTGCCAAGATCCCTGCTTCCGCCTGTGGCACGAGCAGCTCAAAAAGTAG
- the hng2 gene encoding uncharacterized protein hng2, translating into MGNHKVLRTAGANLRYSMYEFIEAVHKRTIIWERRHPNFHNRELRDQAWQQISQELCKNFATASDAEKNEIVKTLMKRWKNTRDSYLRVYRMRQSGKDVMVRASYIYEQELSFLLDVKTETDDEEEPLKEETKSSCKQKRICARRTAKKRRCSEEKTDLPADTHSSLPNNLHSLLGDLSGTADNSTHPECGATPAKRSVTPFSGDFASFTNVSAPTSAAPDADQAFFDSIKPHMQRMNADQKLDFQIEVLKILRNFKPN; encoded by the exons ATGGGAAATCACAAGGTACTTCGAACTGCTGGAGCCAATTTGCGGTACTCCATGTATGAGTTCATTGAAGCCGTACACAAGCGGACGATTATCTGGGAGCGCCGACACCCAAACTTCCATAACCGGGAACTTCGGGATCAGGCTTGGCAGCAAATTAGCCAAGAACTGTGCAAGAACTTTGCAACAGCCAGTGATGCCGAGAAGAACGAAATTG TAAAAACCCTAATGAAGCGTTGGAAAAACACGCGCGACAGCTATTTGCGTGTGTACCGAATGCGACAGAGCGGCAAAGATGTGATGGTGCGGGCATCCTACATATACGAGCAAGAGCTAAGCTTTCTGCTGGATGTCAAGACTGAAACCGATGATGAAGAGGAGCCCCTAAAGGAGGAAACCAAATCGTCTTGCAAACAGAAGCGCATTTGCGCCCGAAGAACAGCTAAAAAGCGGCGATGCTCAGAGGAGAAAACCGATCTGCCGGCCGACACACACTCTTCATTGCCAAATAATCTGCATTCCTTGCTGGGCGATCTTAGCGGCACAGCAGATAACTCAACGCATCCAGAATGTGGTGCCACCCCCGCCAAGCGATCAGTCACTCCATTCTCAGGAGACTTCGCCAGTTTTACTAATGTCTCTGCACCAACTTCCGCCGCCCCAGATGCCGATCAGGCGTTCTTTGATAGCATTAAGCCGCATATGCAAAGAATGAATGCCGATCAAAAGCTCGACTTTCAAATAgaagtattaaaaatacttcGCAATTTCAAGCCAAATTAA
- the LOC4803024 gene encoding uncharacterized protein yields MSLSVAVVAASIWLIVCTFSLVQANVRFHFTLDFHVKQPANGQDETINKTILVENNQISVIDNEPTTKSPISQWTDHEQYNEATVQKVVEARRAVQQLNVELAPLVGRSNDLAIRLKQSLRYVNEVDATLENLSNFGQLVELLRKFVILVDALREPANYGGIRSLEYVLLKLALEKYELNSKRQEINEYLQRAETAWTSYKSTQVVLLENSNTT; encoded by the exons ATGTCGctctctgtggctgttgtggcAGCCAgcatttggctgatcgtgtGCACATTTTCCTTGGTTCAG GCGAATGTGCGGTTTCACTTCACGCTGGACTTCCATGTTAAGCAGCCGGCCAACGGCCAGGACGAGACCATCAACAAAACCATCCTTGTGGAGAACAATCAAATATCCGTGATAGACAATGAGCCAACGACAAAGTCACCCATCAGCCAGTGGACAGATCACGAGCAATACAATGAGGCGACTGTGCAGAAGGTGGTGGAGGCCAGGCGGGCGGTACAGCAGCTCAACGTAGAGTTGGCTCCCCTGGTGGGTCGTAGCAACGATCTGGCCATCCGTCTGAAGCAGAGCCTGCGCTACGTCAACGAAGTGGATGCCACGCTTGAGAACCTCTCAAACTTTGGACAACTTGTGGAGCTCCTGCGGAAGTTTGTCATCCTAGTGGATGCCCTAAGGGAGCCCGCCAACTATGGGGGTATTCGTTCCCTGGAATATGTACTCCTCAAGCTGGCCCTGGAGAAGTACGAGCTGAATAGCAAGCGGCAGGAGATCAACGAGTATTTACAGCGGGCGGAGACCGCCTGGACGAGCTATAAGAGCACGCAGGTGGTTCTATTGGAGAACTCGAACACAACCTGA